In one Silene latifolia isolate original U9 population chromosome 10, ASM4854445v1, whole genome shotgun sequence genomic region, the following are encoded:
- the LOC141604702 gene encoding uncharacterized protein LOC141604702 — MENRDGYLHLNTTFETLRLLIISDRKMTRITLSLSPTPTSTLPLFPPKPLSATATATTTAAPPSPTKSSSISRRIAALCPLITTAASPAFAFDFDFRISGPKDWLKEQKKKSVKYLLAPIVASKEILSYAQQLILSKDSSFEQKDMDEIRGMLNSAARDCVAEDRNSLVAFQARTGVEVCTFKLVVSNASSLLNDNDPTKLEAETRLNDLIRSFTFLNGLAKEADVQLVSNREKIADALTDTLSTLDKFEQGIMGCIEA; from the exons AtggaaaaccgagatggatatTTACACTTAAACACTACCTTTGAGACGTTAAGGTTGTTAATTATTAGTGACAGAAAAATGACAAGAATTACCCTTTCCTTATCTCCCACACCCACTTCCACCCTCCCTCTTTTCCCGCCAAAACCGCTCTccgccaccgccaccgccaccaccaccgcagCTCCGCCGTCACCGACGAAATCTTCATCAATTTCTAGGCGAATCGCCGCGCTATGTCCTCTTATTACGACCGCCGCATCTCCCGCGTTTGCTTTCGATTTCGATTTCCGCATTT CAGGACCGAAAGATTGGTTGAAGGAGCAGAAGAAGAAGTCTGTTAAGTATCTTTTAGCTCCAATTGTCGCTTCTAAAGAAATCCTTAGCTACGCGCAACAGTTGATTT TGTCGAAGGATTCAAGCTTTGAGCAAAAGGATATGGACGAAATCAGGGGGATGTTAAATTCTGCTGCAAGGGATTGTGTTGCGGAGGATAGGAATTCCTTGGTTGCATTTCAAGCTAGAACCGGTGTGGAG GTTTGCACATTTAAATTGGTCGTGTCAAACGCTTCGTCATTACTCAATGATAATGATCCTACCAAGTTGGAAGCTGAAACCAGGCTAAATGATCTTATAAG ATCATTCACCTTTCTTAATGGTTTGGCCAAAGAAGCAGATGTTCAACTTGTCTCAAATAG AGAAAAGATTGCAGATGCTCTGACAGATACATTGTCGACCCTCGATAAATTTGAGCAAGGAATCATGGGATGCATTGAAGCTTGA
- the LOC141604701 gene encoding uncharacterized protein LOC141604701, producing MLFTKAFCPSNNIISIVMLLLLCVCGSLFILSVPTMGKLQVHIPNNKPNYAYIPKKTYKFCTFPEKLCVWSTTMTNQSDGSIEDPPFWSELRLPSLLGKDSFQKLHSAIETEWDPVQRSACQTAAGRALWKHVTNDMLAELLAGERQLTSFHEKIRKDRLNSAREVSGVILAVRTLWFDSKLEAAVSFFNDEVFQTVLLGAGMDTRAYRLNCLTNSHVFEVDFPQVLQMKASLLHEVVESRDEEHNVAIKAKTLTSVEADITGDDWLEKLQESGFILEKNTVWILEGFLYYLSDCNAIDVLKTIASHCTLTPTVLLADFMNKPSTTLSKSTFQFYSDWPDQLLPTLGFSDVKLSQIGDPDAHFGLLHDPSNMFNKLRTIPRSVEVDPDNGTPCCRLYLVQALGSPSRTIQRL from the exons ATGCTCTTTACCAAAGCCTTTTGTCCATCAAACAACATCATATCAATTGTCATGCTTTTACTTCTGTGTGTGTGTGGTTCTCTTTTCATCTTATCTGTACCTACAATGGGCAAACTACAAGTACACATTCCAAATAACAAACCAAATTACGCCTACATTCCGAAAAAAACATATAAATTCTGCACTTTCCCTGAAAAGCTTTGTGTCTGGTCTACAACAATGACTAACCAAAGTGATGGAAGTATAGAAGACCCACCTTTCTGGTCGGAGCTGAGGCTTCCGAGTTTGCTTGGTAAGGATAGTTTTCAGAAGCTTCATTCGGCTATTGAGACGGAGTGGGATCCGGTGCAACGGTCTGCGTGTCAAACTGCGGCTGGGAGGGCGTTGTGGAAGCATGTGACGAATGATATGTTGGCTGAGTTGCTTGCAGGGGAAAGACAGTTAACGAGTTTTCATGAGAAAATAAGGAAAGATCGTCTTAATAGTGCACGTGAAGTTTCTGGTGTGATCCTTGCAGTTAGGACTCTTTGGTTTGATTCCAAACTTGAAGCTGCGGTTAGTTTTTTCAATGATGAGGTCTTCCAAACTGTTCTTCTTGGTGCAG GAATGGATACCAGAGCATATCGGTTGAACTGCTTGACAAATAGCCACGTCTTTGAAGTTGATTTCCCACAAGTCCTGCAAATGAAAGCATCTCTTCTACACGAAGTAGTGGAGTCCAGAGATGAAGAGCATAATGTAGCAATCAAAGCAAAAACGCTCACAAGTGTCGAAGCTGATATAACAGGTGATGACTGGCTGGAAAAGCTTCAGGAATCAGGATTCATACTTGAGAAGAATACAGTGTGGATTCTAGAAGGTTTCCTATATTATCTATCAGACTGCAATGCCATTGACGTGTTAAAGACCATAGCCTCCCACTGTACGCTAACACCGACAGTATTACTAGCAGATTTTATGAACAAACCATCAACCACACTTTCAAAGTCAACTTTCCAATTCTATAGTGACTGGCCCGATCAACTCCTACCGACTCTTGGGTTTTCGGATGTCAAACTATCACAAATCGGCGATCCAGATGCTCACTTTGGGTTGTTACATGACCCatcaaatatgttcaataaaCTTCGCACCATTCCGAGGTCAGTGGAGGTAGACCCTGATAATGGAACACCATGCTGCCGTCTATATCTTGTACAGGCTTTGGGATCTCCAAGTAGAACTATTCAAAGATTATAA